The Gemmata palustris genome includes a region encoding these proteins:
- the odhB gene encoding 2-oxoglutarate dehydrogenase complex dihydrolipoyllysine-residue succinyltransferase — translation MAIEQVTVPKAGESITEATLNRWFVADGAFVKADVPLFEMGTDKASQEVVAPVAGVVKHLVKEGDTVAIGATVAQIDTDAKAPAAAPASQASAPKPQGAAAPSAPKQDAIPSPAAARVLAEAGVKPGDVTGTGPGGRILKEDAIAAASAPKASPAANGEAKKPTVEAPRVPSQPGTRTTREPMSKIRKTIASRLLDSQNTTATLTTFNEADMTAIQDLRAKYNEKFEKKHGTKIGFMSVFVKAAIEALKAFPLVNARLDGNDIVHQHFYDIGVAVSTEKGLMVPVIRGADQLGFADIEKAIAVVAKKARDGKVTVPELEGGTFTITNGGIFGSMLSTPILNPPQCAILGMHSIQKRPVVVNDQIVIRPMMYLALSYDHRLIDGREAVQFLVRIKECVENPERILFEI, via the coding sequence ATGGCGATCGAACAAGTGACGGTGCCGAAGGCCGGTGAGTCCATCACCGAGGCCACGCTAAACCGCTGGTTCGTGGCGGACGGGGCGTTCGTGAAGGCGGACGTGCCGCTCTTCGAGATGGGCACCGACAAGGCTTCGCAAGAAGTCGTTGCGCCGGTCGCTGGAGTGGTGAAGCACCTCGTGAAAGAGGGCGACACGGTCGCCATCGGTGCTACCGTCGCGCAAATCGACACCGACGCGAAGGCCCCGGCCGCCGCGCCCGCGTCCCAAGCGAGCGCTCCCAAGCCACAGGGAGCGGCCGCCCCCAGCGCGCCGAAGCAAGACGCGATTCCGTCGCCGGCCGCGGCCCGCGTGCTCGCAGAAGCCGGTGTGAAGCCGGGCGACGTGACCGGAACCGGTCCCGGCGGGCGCATTCTTAAGGAAGACGCGATCGCGGCTGCGTCGGCGCCCAAGGCGTCGCCCGCTGCGAACGGCGAGGCGAAGAAGCCCACAGTCGAAGCCCCACGGGTGCCGAGCCAACCGGGGACGCGCACCACCCGCGAGCCGATGTCGAAGATCCGCAAGACGATCGCGTCGCGGCTCCTCGACAGCCAGAACACTACCGCGACGCTGACGACGTTCAACGAAGCGGACATGACCGCGATTCAAGACTTGCGCGCGAAGTACAACGAGAAATTCGAGAAGAAACACGGAACGAAGATCGGCTTCATGTCGGTGTTCGTGAAGGCCGCGATCGAGGCGCTGAAGGCATTCCCACTCGTGAACGCTCGCCTCGATGGGAACGACATCGTTCACCAGCACTTCTACGACATCGGCGTCGCGGTCAGCACGGAGAAGGGGCTGATGGTGCCGGTGATCCGCGGCGCGGACCAGCTCGGCTTCGCGGACATCGAGAAGGCCATCGCCGTAGTCGCGAAGAAGGCCCGCGACGGCAAGGTCACGGTGCCCGAACTCGAAGGTGGCACGTTCACCATCACCAACGGCGGGATCTTCGGCTCGATGCTCAGCACGCCGATCCTGAACCCCCCGCAGTGCGCGATCCTCGGGATGCACAGCATTCAAAAGCGGCCCGTCGTGGTCAACGACCAGATCGTGATCCGGCCGATGATGTACCTCGCGCTCAGCTACGACCACCGGTTGATTGACGGCCGCGAGGCCGTGCAGTTTCTCGTGCGCATCAAGGAGTGCGTGGAGAACCCGGAACGCATTCTGTTTGAAATCTGA
- the lpdA gene encoding dihydrolipoyl dehydrogenase: MADSYDLVVIGGGPGGYTAAIRAAQLGLKVACVEKRPNKALGGVCLNVGCIPSKALLDSSEMYEVTTHKLARHGIKVGSVALDLDTMLKRKDKVVSELTGGVGFLFKKYGVTPVFGSAKLLTGKQVEVTAADGAKGVLEAKNVLLATGSESTELPFMKFDGKYIVSSTEALNFNPVPKHLIVVGGGYIGLELSSVWKRLGAKVTVIEFLPRILAISDGEVANEVHKLLVKQGFEFHLDTKVTGATVKGDSVTVTAQTKDGKELSIQGDRVLVAVGRRPYTAGLGLDNVGVKYDPKSGRVEVDGHFQTSVPGIFAIGDLITGPMLAHKASEEGVVFAETLAGMKPHVNYDAIPSVIYIWPEVASVGLTEEQVKEKGIEYRTGKFKFSATGRAKAMDEQDGFVKVLADAKTDRVLGVHILGPRASDLIAECVTIMEYKGSAEDIARCTHAHPTLSEAVGEAARMAWAGKPLNS, encoded by the coding sequence ATGGCGGACAGTTACGACCTCGTGGTGATCGGCGGCGGACCGGGCGGGTACACGGCGGCGATTCGCGCGGCGCAACTCGGGTTGAAGGTGGCGTGCGTCGAGAAGCGACCGAACAAGGCGCTCGGCGGCGTGTGCCTCAACGTCGGGTGCATCCCGAGTAAGGCGCTGCTCGATTCGTCCGAGATGTACGAAGTCACGACGCACAAGCTCGCGCGCCACGGCATCAAGGTCGGCAGCGTCGCGCTCGACCTCGACACCATGCTCAAGCGCAAGGACAAGGTCGTCAGCGAGCTCACCGGCGGCGTCGGGTTCCTGTTCAAGAAATACGGCGTGACGCCGGTCTTCGGCTCCGCCAAATTGCTCACGGGGAAGCAGGTCGAGGTGACCGCCGCGGACGGCGCGAAGGGCGTGCTGGAAGCGAAGAACGTGCTGCTCGCGACCGGCAGCGAGAGTACCGAACTACCGTTCATGAAGTTCGACGGGAAGTACATCGTCAGCTCGACCGAAGCGCTCAACTTCAACCCAGTGCCCAAACACCTCATCGTCGTGGGCGGTGGGTACATCGGTCTGGAACTGAGTTCCGTTTGGAAGCGGCTCGGCGCGAAAGTGACGGTGATCGAGTTCCTACCTCGCATCCTTGCAATCAGTGACGGCGAAGTCGCCAATGAAGTTCACAAGCTGCTCGTGAAGCAGGGATTCGAGTTCCACCTCGATACGAAGGTGACCGGCGCCACAGTGAAGGGCGACTCGGTTACCGTGACCGCCCAGACGAAGGATGGCAAAGAACTGAGCATCCAGGGCGACCGCGTGCTCGTGGCGGTAGGCCGGCGCCCGTACACCGCAGGGCTCGGACTGGACAACGTCGGGGTGAAATACGACCCGAAGAGCGGCCGCGTCGAGGTGGACGGGCACTTCCAGACCTCGGTGCCCGGCATTTTCGCAATCGGTGACCTGATTACGGGTCCGATGCTCGCGCATAAGGCGAGCGAAGAGGGCGTCGTGTTCGCGGAAACGCTCGCGGGCATGAAGCCGCACGTCAACTACGACGCGATTCCGAGCGTCATCTACATTTGGCCCGAAGTCGCGAGCGTAGGCCTCACCGAAGAGCAAGTCAAAGAGAAGGGGATCGAGTACCGCACAGGTAAGTTCAAGTTCAGCGCGACCGGGCGCGCGAAAGCGATGGACGAACAGGACGGTTTCGTGAAGGTGCTCGCCGATGCGAAAACCGATCGCGTGCTGGGCGTTCACATTCTCGGCCCGCGTGCGTCCGATCTGATTGCGGAGTGCGTGACGATCATGGAGTATAAGGGCAGTGCCGAGGACATCGCCCGTTGCACGCACGCGCACCCGACGCTGAGCGAGGCCGTCGGTGAAGCCGCACGCATGGCCTGGGCCGGGAAGCCACTGAACTCGTGA
- a CDS encoding NUDIX hydrolase, with protein MRPSEVFTFCPRCAAPRAPENVGQSPLRCAACQFTFYFNPTVAAAAFVSRPDGRALFIRRAHDPAAGKLGIPGGFIDFGETAEEGLRREIREEVGLAVENVRFLMSFPNMYLYRDVTYPVVDLVFTASALAPDTAAALDGVAGIEWRFPRDVADDELAFDSMRVSIAAVRAGAGG; from the coding sequence ATGCGCCCGAGCGAAGTCTTCACGTTCTGCCCGCGCTGCGCTGCGCCGCGAGCGCCCGAGAACGTCGGGCAGTCGCCGTTACGGTGTGCGGCGTGCCAGTTTACGTTCTACTTTAACCCTACGGTTGCCGCGGCCGCGTTCGTGAGCCGGCCCGACGGGCGCGCGCTGTTCATTCGCCGCGCACACGACCCGGCCGCGGGGAAACTCGGTATCCCCGGCGGGTTCATCGACTTCGGCGAAACGGCGGAAGAGGGATTGCGGCGCGAGATCCGCGAAGAGGTCGGGTTGGCCGTTGAGAACGTGCGGTTCCTGATGTCGTTCCCGAACATGTACTTGTACCGCGACGTAACGTACCCGGTGGTCGATCTGGTGTTCACGGCCAGCGCATTGGCCCCGGACACGGCGGCCGCACTCGACGGCGTGGCCGGGATCGAATGGCGGTTCCCGCGCGACGTGGCCGACGACGAACTCGCGTTCGATTCCATGCGCGTCTCGATTGCCGCGGTCCGGGCCGGAGCGGGCGGTTGA
- a CDS encoding RNA polymerase sigma factor, with the protein MTITDSTDAELLARFRAGDSAALEPLFARYEEPVFRFLFGVLKDHHGAEDALQETFVQALRKADSVAADTFRGWLFTVAYRQAMLLKRKTKRLPAQADDFALLGLIGDEPADLRAGATDDARQVRELLDLLPEPQRAVISARVFDGKTFREVAAALGCPLNTALARMHDGLKKLRQLWEARHA; encoded by the coding sequence ATGACGATTACCGACTCGACCGATGCGGAGTTACTCGCCCGGTTCCGGGCGGGCGACTCGGCCGCACTGGAACCGCTGTTCGCGCGCTACGAGGAGCCGGTGTTCCGGTTCCTGTTCGGTGTACTCAAGGACCACCACGGGGCCGAGGACGCGCTGCAAGAAACCTTCGTCCAGGCGCTCCGCAAGGCCGATAGCGTTGCCGCGGACACGTTCCGCGGGTGGCTGTTCACGGTCGCGTACCGCCAGGCGATGCTGCTGAAGCGCAAGACGAAGCGCCTGCCCGCGCAGGCCGACGACTTCGCTCTTCTGGGGTTAATCGGGGACGAACCGGCGGACCTGCGGGCGGGCGCGACGGACGACGCCCGCCAGGTGCGCGAGTTGCTCGATCTGCTGCCCGAACCACAGCGCGCCGTGATCTCCGCGCGCGTGTTCGACGGTAAAACGTTCCGCGAGGTCGCGGCCGCGCTGGGGTGCCCGCTCAACACCGCGCTGGCCCGGATGCACGACGGCCTGAAAAAACTCCGTCAGTTGTGGGAGGCCCGCCATGCCTGA
- a CDS encoding class I SAM-dependent methyltransferase, translated as MKHINELFSTVAHRVKPPVLIALGPPWPVANLVKALGLPETEVTCAQFDLHQTDRVRETLAEIDAKAEVVTVPDLWDLPPKFNTVIFPASAHADRELKLDVVEQGYHVLAPDGLFLTLSEYERDSQFAKLHKKIFGKCGETPSSENGMAFFSTKTDSSDARRRHEVTYHAKIGEGEPMEFVSRPGTFSYGRFDAGSRAMLEVVEIKERDGILDLGCGNGAVGCLAGAMTGPKGRVTFIDSSLRAVALAELNAKANNITNARFVTATRLEGLEERAFDVILANPPYYAKSEITRLFIEGARELLRPHGRYYIVTKMPTAVVPLIFDTFGDCSVIENRGYSVVISGM; from the coding sequence ATGAAGCACATTAACGAACTGTTCTCAACGGTCGCCCACCGCGTTAAACCGCCGGTTCTCATCGCGCTCGGTCCCCCGTGGCCGGTCGCCAATCTCGTGAAGGCGCTCGGGCTGCCCGAAACCGAAGTCACCTGCGCGCAATTCGACCTGCACCAAACGGACCGCGTGCGCGAAACGCTCGCGGAGATCGACGCGAAGGCCGAGGTCGTCACGGTCCCCGATTTGTGGGACTTGCCCCCGAAGTTCAACACCGTCATCTTCCCCGCGTCCGCACACGCGGACCGCGAACTGAAACTCGACGTCGTCGAGCAGGGGTACCACGTTCTCGCGCCCGACGGGTTGTTCCTCACGCTCTCCGAGTACGAGAGGGACAGCCAGTTCGCGAAGCTCCATAAGAAAATCTTCGGCAAGTGCGGCGAGACCCCGTCGAGCGAAAACGGCATGGCGTTCTTCAGTACGAAGACGGACTCGTCGGACGCGCGCCGGCGGCACGAGGTCACGTACCACGCGAAGATCGGCGAGGGGGAACCGATGGAGTTCGTGTCGCGGCCGGGGACGTTCAGTTACGGGCGCTTCGACGCGGGCTCGCGGGCGATGCTCGAAGTGGTCGAAATCAAGGAGCGCGACGGCATTCTGGACCTCGGGTGCGGCAACGGCGCGGTCGGGTGCCTGGCCGGGGCGATGACCGGACCGAAGGGGCGCGTGACGTTCATCGATAGCAGCCTGCGGGCCGTTGCGCTCGCGGAACTGAACGCGAAGGCCAACAACATCACCAACGCGCGGTTCGTGACCGCGACGCGGTTAGAGGGGCTGGAAGAGCGCGCGTTCGATGTGATCCTGGCGAACCCGCCGTACTACGCGAAGTCGGAAATCACGCGGCTGTTCATTGAAGGCGCCCGCGAGCTCTTGAGGCCACACGGCCGGTACTACATCGTGACGAAGATGCCGACCGCTGTGGTTCCGCTCATCTTTGACACCTTCGGGGACTGCTCGGTGATCGAGAACCGCGGGTACTCCGTGGTCATTTCGGGCATGTGA
- the trpA gene encoding tryptophan synthase subunit alpha, protein MNPIDSLFQRLRAAKRAAFMPFVTAGDPDIAFTRELLPTVADAGADLMEIGFPFSDPIADGPVIQASYTRALNKKLKLADVFAALRDTTARPAWSAPLVAMASYSLMFKMGPTAFIDAAKAAGVSGAVVPDLPVEEAAELSKLAADQDFKLVLLVTPTTSPQRAEKVVKACGGFVYVVSVVGITGAREALPTALREQLGRLRTMTDLPLCVGFGVSRPEQVRELKEIADGVIVGSAVVKKLEAAATDRTKALADVKQLVSELRAALG, encoded by the coding sequence ATGAACCCAATCGACAGCCTCTTCCAGCGGTTGCGCGCCGCGAAGCGCGCCGCGTTCATGCCGTTCGTGACCGCCGGTGACCCGGACATCGCCTTCACGCGCGAATTGCTCCCCACCGTGGCCGACGCGGGCGCGGATCTCATGGAGATCGGCTTCCCGTTCTCCGACCCGATCGCCGACGGCCCCGTGATTCAGGCCTCCTACACCCGCGCGCTGAACAAAAAACTGAAGCTCGCGGACGTCTTCGCCGCGCTCCGTGACACAACGGCCCGGCCCGCGTGGAGCGCGCCGCTCGTCGCGATGGCGTCGTACTCGCTGATGTTCAAGATGGGGCCGACCGCGTTCATCGACGCGGCGAAGGCTGCCGGGGTGAGCGGGGCCGTGGTGCCGGATTTGCCCGTTGAGGAAGCGGCCGAGTTATCGAAGCTGGCAGCGGATCAGGACTTCAAGCTCGTTCTTTTGGTCACGCCGACCACATCGCCGCAACGGGCCGAAAAAGTGGTGAAGGCGTGCGGCGGGTTCGTGTACGTGGTGAGTGTCGTGGGCATTACCGGTGCGCGCGAGGCACTGCCGACCGCACTGCGCGAACAACTCGGTCGCCTGCGCACGATGACCGACCTTCCGCTGTGCGTCGGGTTCGGGGTGAGCCGGCCCGAGCAGGTCCGCGAGCTCAAGGAAATCGCCGACGGGGTGATTGTCGGCAGCGCCGTGGTGAAGAAACTGGAAGCCGCCGCGACCGATCGCACGAAGGCGCTCGCCGACGTGAAACAGTTGGTGAGCGAACTACGCGCGGCACTGGGATGA
- a CDS encoding RNA polymerase sigma factor, with protein MNRVLMILREQRTDAATDRHLLDCFLTARDEAAFAELVRRYGPVVWGACRRALVNTQDAEDAFQATFLVLLRRATGLHDDVPLGPWLYRVALMTARNVSRSNRRRTAVTGPMEHEIPAPGTAATEEKLDLDAALLALPERYRVPVVLCHLQGLTRREAAERLGCPEGTLSARLNRAFQHLRARLGNGAPAALVGAAVTLPTGLASATVRSAMVYSTSTLAVTGVSPAVAGLIDGVLRMFWMKKVLTATVVAVLVVGTGVLGFGLAGRSESVAQATEPLGLAVSGAAPEEPDAVKRLEKRLADLEKQKQLLDTTLEDLKAEKQKLEDSKREKAAADAAAELGKDLAVVVGDAGQSAYTVREVVNERIAEVTCSNLDILTRYLSRAFNDPKGPKKLRIIACKDHSLDHVRPVLAACAAAGYTKAAFSHTDRLLLISRVVTVLHDTHTKYTVKLFQPLPQPGELDLRKFAEPKK; from the coding sequence ATGAACCGGGTCTTGATGATTCTCCGCGAGCAGCGCACGGACGCCGCGACCGACCGGCACCTGCTCGACTGCTTCCTGACCGCACGCGACGAAGCCGCGTTCGCGGAACTCGTGCGCCGGTACGGACCGGTCGTGTGGGGCGCGTGCCGCCGGGCGCTCGTCAACACACAGGACGCAGAAGATGCGTTCCAGGCAACGTTCCTCGTCCTGCTCCGTCGGGCCACGGGATTGCACGACGATGTGCCGCTCGGTCCGTGGTTGTATCGGGTCGCGCTGATGACGGCCCGAAACGTGAGCCGCTCCAACCGGCGCCGGACCGCCGTCACCGGGCCAATGGAGCACGAGATCCCGGCGCCCGGGACAGCAGCGACCGAGGAAAAACTCGATCTCGACGCGGCGCTGCTCGCACTGCCGGAGCGGTACCGCGTGCCGGTGGTGCTGTGCCACTTGCAGGGTCTGACCCGACGCGAAGCAGCCGAGCGCCTCGGCTGCCCCGAGGGTACGCTCTCTGCGCGACTCAACCGCGCGTTCCAGCACCTGCGGGCGCGTCTGGGCAATGGTGCCCCGGCCGCACTGGTGGGTGCGGCGGTTACGCTCCCGACCGGGCTGGCGTCCGCAACTGTTCGATCCGCAATGGTTTATTCGACTTCGACTCTGGCCGTAACCGGCGTGTCGCCGGCGGTGGCCGGACTAATCGATGGAGTGCTTCGCATGTTCTGGATGAAGAAAGTGTTGACCGCGACTGTGGTCGCTGTACTCGTCGTCGGCACGGGCGTGCTGGGGTTCGGCCTGGCGGGGCGCTCGGAGAGCGTCGCCCAAGCCACCGAACCACTCGGCCTGGCCGTATCGGGCGCAGCGCCCGAAGAGCCGGACGCCGTGAAACGACTCGAAAAGCGGCTGGCGGATCTGGAAAAGCAGAAGCAACTCCTGGATACCACGCTCGAAGACCTGAAAGCCGAGAAGCAAAAGCTCGAAGACTCGAAGCGAGAAAAGGCCGCGGCCGACGCTGCGGCCGAGTTGGGGAAGGACCTCGCGGTCGTGGTCGGCGACGCGGGGCAATCGGCGTACACCGTCCGCGAGGTGGTCAACGAGCGGATCGCCGAGGTCACCTGTTCCAACTTGGACATTCTCACCAGATACCTGAGCCGAGCGTTCAACGACCCGAAGGGGCCGAAGAAGCTCCGCATCATCGCGTGCAAGGACCATTCGCTCGATCACGTTCGCCCCGTGCTCGCGGCGTGTGCGGCGGCCGGGTACACGAAAGCGGCGTTCAGTCACACCGATCGGTTGCTCCTTATTTCCAGGGTGGTTACTGTGTTGCACGACACCCATACGAAGTACACCGTGAAACTGTTCCAACCGCTGCCCCAACCGGGCGAACTCGACCTGCGGAAGTTCGCGGAGCCGAAAAAGTAA
- a CDS encoding DMT family transporter, giving the protein MHTTIFALLAVGAGACIALQASANGKFRQNIGDNPMFAAFLSICGTIITATLAMLILRPPMPSTAVLRETPWWNWIGGPLGALIVLAGAALTSRLGAALFIALVVGGQLLCSLVLDHFALMGLKEQPVTAGRVLGALLVVTGVLCIKYL; this is encoded by the coding sequence ATGCACACCACGATCTTCGCGCTGCTGGCGGTGGGCGCCGGCGCGTGCATTGCGCTACAAGCCTCCGCCAACGGCAAGTTCCGGCAGAACATCGGCGACAACCCGATGTTCGCGGCGTTCCTCTCCATTTGCGGAACCATCATCACCGCGACCCTCGCGATGCTGATCCTCCGGCCGCCGATGCCCAGCACCGCAGTGCTGCGCGAAACGCCGTGGTGGAACTGGATCGGCGGGCCGCTCGGCGCGCTCATCGTGCTCGCCGGGGCCGCGCTCACGTCGCGGTTGGGCGCCGCGCTTTTCATCGCGCTGGTCGTCGGCGGGCAACTGCTCTGCTCGCTGGTACTCGATCACTTCGCGCTCATGGGGCTCAAAGAGCAACCGGTCACCGCGGGCCGCGTCCTCGGGGCGCTGCTCGTGGTGACCGGCGTGCTGTGCATCAAGTACCTGTGA
- a CDS encoding carbon-nitrogen hydrolase family protein, translated as MRLAFALFPFLASLTVPAADPMAPPAPKTVKVAAVQCSSNIGDVVGNTKKLTTLTKEAAKAGAKFVVLPENSITGYLSQDLKTNWHVKGMPIEKPFEGKDPKDFAEEVPGASTKHFCALARELNIYLTIPLLEVDVKNGKNDPRYFNTVCLANPKGELAAHYRKLTPWPYPEKSWATAGDRGVQTYDTEYGRVGLGVCFDIHTILEKYEPHKIWCLLYPIAWVDTEHPAEWMWTKLPERVKPFKHHLVGANWSVDQKQDWRGYGFSVVVSNEGKVIASAKSLYGSEIVYADLPTAK; from the coding sequence ATGCGTCTCGCGTTTGCGCTTTTCCCGTTCCTCGCGTCCCTCACCGTACCGGCCGCCGACCCGATGGCGCCACCTGCGCCGAAAACCGTGAAGGTCGCGGCGGTGCAGTGCTCGTCCAACATCGGTGACGTGGTGGGGAACACCAAGAAGCTCACCACGCTCACCAAAGAGGCCGCCAAAGCCGGCGCGAAGTTCGTTGTGCTGCCCGAAAACTCGATTACCGGCTACCTGTCGCAAGACCTCAAGACGAACTGGCACGTGAAGGGAATGCCCATCGAGAAGCCGTTTGAAGGGAAAGACCCGAAGGATTTTGCCGAAGAAGTACCGGGGGCGTCCACGAAACACTTCTGCGCGCTCGCAAGGGAACTGAACATCTACCTGACGATTCCGCTACTCGAAGTGGACGTCAAGAACGGCAAAAACGACCCGCGCTACTTCAACACGGTGTGCCTCGCGAATCCGAAGGGTGAATTGGCCGCGCACTACCGCAAACTGACGCCGTGGCCGTACCCGGAGAAGTCGTGGGCCACGGCCGGGGATCGCGGCGTGCAGACTTACGACACGGAGTACGGCCGCGTGGGGCTGGGCGTCTGCTTCGACATTCACACCATTCTGGAGAAGTACGAGCCGCACAAGATCTGGTGCCTCTTGTACCCGATCGCGTGGGTGGACACGGAGCACCCGGCCGAGTGGATGTGGACGAAGTTGCCGGAGCGCGTGAAACCGTTCAAGCACCACCTCGTCGGCGCGAACTGGAGCGTCGATCAGAAACAAGACTGGCGCGGGTACGGGTTCAGCGTCGTCGTCTCGAATGAGGGGAAGGTGATCGCGAGCGCGAAGAGCTTGTACGGGAGCGAGATCGTCTACGCGGATTTACCCACGGCAAAATAA
- a CDS encoding GspE/PulE/PilB domain-containing protein, translated as MIPTLIQRRGAQHLAEEEAAEVLSAGDTPALNPPRAVVELIPESVARENFVFPVALEGRSLHVATTDTSDILLRDKLSFIFNKDIRFIEYPRADIFRAINEHYDRSETQSVDSMLVEFTDTAIDFARTKDRSSGATPHTSAPTPQDWRAVRLPRSASAHGEKPRKPTQVIKSALKLEGVGSGDFDLDEMSEGPGEYGLNNSGEERSPNLGRNGVWYYTVEDGQRALMIRKDGRMEVIVGPRRVWIGSSRFERMRHFVAHPGDFLIVRFRDGRQEHLAGPADIWFDPRIHEQITRQEALQLAAKEAVVVYSKAIENAPITRRLVYGPTLFVPAPGEWLHTFSWHGSDGGSQGVRKVAKGLVFQKLWLMPDQMYHDVTDVRTADDAVLTIKLMMFFELLDIDRMLEATHDPIGDFVNAATSDVVDFLGHRTFEGFKKETGLLNELETYRQLTARATQNGYRINKVVYRGYGAPDRLQTMHDQAIEARTKLQLERATEEQAQTLEDFKLTAQMNRAARRRTEQAIEVDTEIDLTRKRQDAERQQKEAERTATREQRRRDAETEQETRRQADERQRAHLAALREMGVDLTALLTQGRADRVIELRGGKGVSPHLHLDNSDGESS; from the coding sequence ATGATCCCCACACTCATTCAGCGGCGGGGCGCGCAGCACCTCGCGGAAGAGGAAGCTGCGGAGGTACTGTCGGCCGGCGACACACCCGCACTGAATCCGCCGCGCGCCGTGGTGGAACTGATCCCCGAATCGGTCGCCCGCGAGAACTTTGTCTTTCCGGTCGCCCTTGAAGGCCGCTCACTGCACGTCGCCACCACCGACACGTCCGACATTCTGCTCCGCGACAAGCTCTCGTTCATCTTCAACAAAGACATCAGGTTTATTGAGTATCCGCGTGCGGATATCTTCCGCGCCATCAACGAGCACTACGACCGATCAGAAACTCAGTCCGTCGATTCGATGCTCGTGGAGTTCACGGACACGGCGATCGATTTCGCGCGCACGAAAGACAGAAGCTCCGGCGCCACGCCGCACACCAGTGCGCCGACGCCGCAAGATTGGCGCGCCGTGCGCCTACCCCGCTCCGCCTCCGCTCACGGGGAGAAGCCTCGGAAACCGACACAGGTTATCAAAAGCGCGCTCAAACTCGAAGGTGTTGGGAGCGGTGATTTTGACCTGGATGAGATGTCAGAGGGGCCGGGCGAGTACGGCTTGAACAATTCCGGCGAAGAGCGTTCCCCCAATCTCGGGAGAAACGGTGTGTGGTACTACACGGTCGAAGACGGACAGCGCGCCCTGATGATCCGCAAAGACGGCCGCATGGAGGTGATCGTCGGCCCGCGGCGCGTGTGGATCGGTTCCAGTCGCTTCGAGCGGATGCGGCATTTCGTCGCGCACCCCGGCGACTTCCTCATCGTCCGGTTCCGCGACGGGCGGCAGGAGCACCTCGCCGGACCCGCGGACATCTGGTTCGACCCGCGCATTCACGAACAAATCACTCGGCAAGAAGCGCTGCAACTCGCCGCAAAAGAAGCGGTCGTGGTGTACTCGAAGGCGATCGAGAACGCGCCGATCACCCGGCGCCTCGTGTACGGCCCCACGCTGTTCGTTCCGGCGCCGGGCGAGTGGCTGCACACGTTTTCGTGGCACGGCTCCGACGGCGGTTCGCAGGGCGTTCGGAAGGTCGCGAAGGGGCTCGTGTTCCAGAAGCTCTGGCTGATGCCGGACCAGATGTACCACGACGTGACCGATGTTCGCACCGCCGACGACGCGGTGCTCACCATCAAGCTGATGATGTTCTTCGAGCTACTCGACATCGACCGGATGCTGGAAGCGACGCACGACCCGATCGGTGACTTCGTGAACGCGGCCACGTCCGACGTGGTGGACTTCCTCGGCCACCGCACGTTCGAGGGGTTCAAGAAGGAAACCGGCCTCCTCAACGAACTGGAAACGTACCGGCAACTCACCGCTCGCGCGACGCAGAACGGGTACCGCATCAACAAGGTGGTCTATCGCGGCTACGGCGCACCGGACCGGCTGCAAACGATGCACGATCAGGCGATCGAAGCTCGTACCAAGCTCCAACTCGAACGCGCGACCGAGGAACAAGCACAGACCCTGGAAGACTTCAAGTTGACAGCTCAAATGAACCGCGCAGCGCGCCGGCGCACCGAACAAGCGATCGAGGTGGACACCGAAATCGACCTCACCCGCAAGCGCCAAGACGCCGAGCGGCAGCAGAAAGAAGCCGAGCGCACTGCGACCCGCGAACAGCGCCGGCGCGACGCCGAAACCGAGCAGGAAACCCGGCGGCAGGCCGACGAGCGCCAGCGCGCCCACCTCGCCGCGCTCAGGGAGATGGGAGTCGATCTCACCGCGCTACTCACGCAGGGTCGCGCGGATCGCGTGATCGAGCTGCGCGGCGGTAAGGGCGTGAGTCCGCACCTGCACCTCGATAACTCCGATGGCGAATCTTCGTGA